A section of the Paracoccaceae bacterium genome encodes:
- the uxuA gene encoding mannonate dehydratase — MKQTWRWFGPDDRVDLPSARQAGASGIVTALHHIPAGAVWTPEDIRARQDDIKAKSDGALQWDVVESLPVSEEIKTQGNHCRAHVEAYRASMEALADAGISTICYNFMPVLDWTRTNLRWALPNGGAAMRFDLVEFAAFDCFILNRAGAAEEYEGATLEAARRLHASMTDADKSKLSRSIVAGLPGATESWSLGELQDAVARYDNLDSDQMRQNHIDFLSEIAPVAERLGLRMCCHPDDPPFPLLGLPRIMSTGDDYGIVLDAVDSPSIGMTLCTGSLGANPHNDCVAIARRFAPKIHFLHLRNVTRDAEQTPCSFFEDEHLAGQVDLVGVIEVILAEEARRREQGRPDAQIPMRPDHGQEILSDLSANLQPGYPAVGRLKGLAEIRGVVAALSREVVQ; from the coding sequence TTGAAGCAGACCTGGCGATGGTTCGGACCCGATGACCGCGTAGACCTGCCAAGCGCGCGGCAGGCCGGAGCCAGCGGAATCGTAACGGCGCTGCATCATATCCCGGCGGGAGCGGTCTGGACCCCGGAAGACATCCGTGCGCGTCAGGACGACATCAAGGCAAAATCCGACGGCGCGTTGCAATGGGACGTTGTTGAAAGCCTTCCGGTTTCTGAAGAAATCAAGACACAGGGAAATCACTGCCGCGCCCATGTTGAGGCTTATCGCGCGTCAATGGAAGCACTGGCCGATGCTGGCATATCGACGATTTGCTACAACTTCATGCCGGTGCTGGACTGGACGCGGACGAACCTGCGCTGGGCCTTGCCCAATGGCGGGGCGGCGATGCGTTTTGACTTGGTCGAGTTTGCCGCATTCGACTGTTTTATTCTGAACCGGGCCGGTGCCGCTGAGGAATACGAGGGGGCAACGCTGGAAGCGGCGCGGCGCCTTCATGCCTCGATGACGGATGCTGACAAGTCAAAGCTGTCCAGGTCCATCGTCGCCGGGCTTCCGGGGGCGACCGAATCCTGGTCGCTGGGCGAACTGCAGGACGCCGTTGCGCGCTATGACAATCTGGACAGCGATCAGATGCGCCAGAACCACATCGATTTCCTGTCCGAAATCGCGCCGGTTGCGGAACGGTTGGGCCTGCGGATGTGTTGCCACCCCGACGATCCGCCATTCCCACTGCTTGGGCTTCCCCGGATCATGTCGACCGGGGACGACTATGGTATCGTTCTGGACGCGGTCGACAGCCCTTCAATCGGAATGACACTTTGTACCGGGTCGCTTGGCGCGAACCCGCACAATGACTGCGTCGCGATAGCACGCCGATTTGCACCGAAAATTCACTTCCTGCACCTGCGCAATGTAACACGCGACGCTGAACAGACGCCCTGTTCGTTTTTTGAGGATGAACATCTGGCCGGGCAGGTGGACTTGGTGGGCGTGATCGAAGTCATCCTGGCTGAAGAGGCCCGGCGCCGCGAACAGGGGCGGCCGGATGCGCAGATCCCGATGCGCCCGGACCACGGGCAAGAGATTCTGTCAGACCTCAGCGCCAATCTGCAACCCGGCTATCCCGCGGTGGGTCGCCTGAAAGGGTTGGCCGAAATTCGCGGGGTGGTTGCCGCGCTCAGTCGCGAGGTCGTGCAATGA
- a CDS encoding FCD domain-containing protein, whose amino-acid sequence MTVDALLYSQEIDHSLPIAPQVYSYLRVRIVDNRLPPGAQISEASLADTLNISRTPLRAALQKLVSEGLVNTRPHVGSTVAKLDVAQLQEAVFIRAALETAVVRRLAGMNADLSSLDPIMEIQERTARRDDYAAFFVQDEAFHGELSRIAGVSRTWKLALSIKGHVDRQRYLLMAGISGRSQRAYEEHIEIINEIRSGDADGAARAMHDHVNSVLELDERGQRIIPPGNAGPDGERRNQPKGVS is encoded by the coding sequence ATGACCGTCGATGCGCTGCTCTATTCGCAAGAGATTGACCACAGCTTGCCGATTGCACCGCAGGTCTACAGCTATCTGCGGGTTCGCATCGTCGACAATCGGCTGCCTCCGGGCGCGCAGATCAGCGAAGCATCGCTGGCAGATACGTTGAACATCAGCCGCACGCCGCTTCGTGCCGCTTTGCAGAAACTGGTATCCGAAGGGTTGGTCAACACCCGGCCGCATGTCGGTTCGACAGTGGCCAAACTGGACGTCGCGCAGCTTCAGGAAGCGGTTTTCATTCGCGCCGCGCTGGAAACTGCCGTGGTGCGCAGGCTGGCCGGGATGAACGCGGACCTCAGCAGTCTGGATCCAATCATGGAGATTCAGGAACGCACTGCCAGGCGCGATGACTACGCCGCCTTCTTTGTGCAGGACGAAGCCTTTCACGGCGAACTGTCGCGGATTGCAGGCGTGTCCCGTACCTGGAAACTGGCCCTGTCGATCAAGGGCCACGTAGATCGCCAACGCTATCTTTTGATGGCGGGAATCTCCGGGCGATCGCAGCGTGCCTATGAAGAGCACATTGAAATAATTAACGAAATTCGATCTGGCGATGCCGATGGCGCCGCCAGGGCGATGCACGACCATGTAAACTCGGTTCTGGAACTCGATGAACGTGGACAAAGGATCATTCCGCCCGGAAACGCCGGGCCGGATGGCGAACGACGAAACCAACCAAAGGGAGTATCTTGA
- a CDS encoding extracellular solute-binding protein → MSFNLGKLLATTTVAATLMASSALAETELRMMWYNDGNEGEVMQSLLDRFEAANPDISVTLDVVPYKSIIEGLPIQLAAGAGPDLARVTDLGGLNKFYLDLTPHISDTAYWEASFGPFLDWLAPDSDQISGFMTQLTVTGPYVNKTLFEQAEVAMPGEGATWDDWAAAVNQVAEKLDIPIPMAWDRSGHRVSGPAIAMGAQMFNAAGEPALVDDGLKEMTQRLYDWHQDGTMSKELWGSVSGSTYLGANEDFANAQVVMYMSGSWQIPQFADKIGDAFDWWAVPAPCGPAACTGMPGGAALVAMKDTQHPAEVGKLMDFLAQEESLAEFYGKTLFIPGHLKLATGGVDFATEDPRAKHALETFSGAVPTISPVAFDLQGYKNNRVMFNALISRLNEAIVGELTLDQAYERMEEDIANQLAEKARE, encoded by the coding sequence ATGTCTTTCAACTTAGGAAAGCTGCTGGCGACCACCACTGTCGCCGCGACGCTGATGGCCAGTTCGGCCTTGGCGGAAACCGAATTGCGCATGATGTGGTACAACGACGGCAACGAAGGCGAAGTGATGCAGTCGCTTCTGGATCGTTTCGAAGCTGCAAACCCCGATATCTCGGTCACGCTTGATGTTGTGCCCTATAAGTCGATCATCGAAGGGCTGCCGATTCAATTGGCCGCTGGTGCGGGGCCTGACCTTGCGCGCGTCACTGATCTTGGGGGGTTGAACAAATTCTACCTCGATCTGACGCCGCACATCTCGGACACGGCCTATTGGGAGGCCAGCTTTGGTCCTTTCCTGGACTGGCTGGCACCGGATTCCGATCAGATCTCGGGCTTCATGACCCAGCTGACAGTGACCGGGCCTTATGTGAACAAGACATTGTTCGAACAGGCCGAAGTTGCCATGCCGGGCGAGGGTGCCACCTGGGATGACTGGGCCGCTGCGGTCAATCAGGTCGCTGAAAAGCTGGACATCCCGATCCCGATGGCCTGGGACCGTTCGGGCCACCGTGTTTCCGGCCCGGCAATTGCGATGGGCGCGCAGATGTTCAACGCAGCTGGCGAACCCGCGCTGGTCGACGACGGCCTGAAGGAAATGACCCAACGTCTTTATGACTGGCACCAGGACGGCACCATGTCGAAAGAGCTTTGGGGCTCGGTCTCAGGCTCGACCTATCTTGGGGCAAACGAAGACTTCGCCAATGCCCAAGTGGTGATGTACATGTCCGGATCCTGGCAGATCCCGCAGTTTGCCGACAAGATCGGCGATGCGTTCGACTGGTGGGCCGTGCCTGCGCCCTGTGGCCCCGCAGCCTGCACAGGCATGCCGGGTGGGGCGGCCTTGGTTGCTATGAAGGACACGCAGCATCCCGCAGAAGTCGGCAAGCTGATGGACTTCCTTGCGCAAGAGGAAAGCCTGGCCGAATTCTACGGCAAGACGCTGTTCATCCCGGGGCACCTGAAACTGGCCACCGGCGGCGTTGACTTCGCCACCGAGGATCCGCGCGCCAAACACGCGTTGGAAACCTTCTCGGGCGCGGTTCCGACCATCTCTCCGGTCGCGTTTGACCTGCAGGGGTACAAGAACAACCGCGTGATGTTCAACGCGCTGATTTCGCGTCTGAACGAAGCGATTGTTGGTGAGCTGACGCTGGATCAGGCTTACGAGCGGATGGAAGAAGACATCGCCAATCAACTGGCTGAAAAAGCGCGCGAGTGA
- a CDS encoding ABC transporter permease subunit, translating into MNDAKSGRIGVLDRLAVLVARPLSMLFKLLDYPLSWIQRIVGIRHMPWIFLLPNLAFFGIFGVIPLFINFAFSLTGGTELYLSNRVYTGTEQYGFLLDCETFGDPITCREDRFWKGLYNTAIFIFFQVTFLVLFSLITALILNRKIRARGFFRAVFFFPVLLSPVVVALIWKWVLLRDGILNAFLVSMGMDKILFFVSPEWSMFWAVFVSIWAHMGFYTLILLAGLQAIQPDLYEAAEMDGTSKERVFWRITLPLLWPNLLVVVVLALIKGVQIFDEVFVLTGGGPGTATQFIVQYIYNTGFTEQVQNFGLASAASVVLGVVLFVLTMTQLAATRVRDNG; encoded by the coding sequence ATGAATGACGCAAAGTCAGGCCGGATCGGCGTTCTTGACCGTCTTGCGGTGCTGGTCGCCCGGCCGCTGAGCATGCTGTTCAAGCTGTTGGATTACCCGCTGTCCTGGATACAGCGGATTGTCGGCATCCGGCACATGCCTTGGATATTCCTGCTGCCGAACCTGGCGTTTTTCGGAATTTTCGGCGTCATTCCATTATTTATCAACTTTGCATTTTCCCTGACCGGGGGCACGGAGCTGTACCTGAGCAACCGGGTCTACACCGGCACCGAACAATACGGGTTCCTCCTGGATTGCGAGACATTCGGCGACCCGATTACCTGTCGCGAGGATCGGTTCTGGAAGGGCCTGTACAACACGGCAATATTCATCTTTTTCCAGGTCACATTTCTTGTGCTGTTCTCGCTGATCACCGCGCTGATCCTGAACCGCAAGATCCGCGCCCGCGGCTTCTTTCGCGCCGTGTTTTTCTTTCCGGTGCTGCTGTCGCCGGTTGTTGTCGCGCTGATCTGGAAATGGGTTCTGCTGCGCGACGGCATTCTGAATGCTTTTCTGGTGTCCATGGGGATGGACAAAATCCTGTTTTTCGTCAGCCCGGAATGGTCGATGTTCTGGGCCGTGTTCGTGTCGATCTGGGCACATATGGGATTTTATACGCTGATCCTGCTGGCCGGGCTGCAAGCGATACAACCCGACCTTTATGAGGCCGCCGAAATGGATGGCACGTCGAAAGAACGGGTGTTCTGGCGCATCACCCTGCCATTGTTGTGGCCCAACCTTCTGGTGGTTGTAGTTCTGGCGCTGATCAAGGGCGTGCAGATTTTCGACGAAGTGTTCGTGCTGACCGGCGGCGGTCCCGGCACGGCGACGCAATTTATCGTTCAGTACATCTATAACACCGGCTTTACCGAACAGGTGCAGAACTTCGGCCTCGCCTCTGCGGCCTCGGTTGTGCTGGGCGTGGTGCTGTTTGTTCTGACAATGACGCAACTTGCAGCAACACGGGTGCGCGACAATGGCTGA
- a CDS encoding ABC transporter permease subunit, whose product MAETTTPTRSLATLLSARRGRNGLHWSDIFTYVYLLFGVLLMFGPVVWLVMSSFKTPAGLIEFPPTFLPLGQIEVPVEGYDDPLLLFDVTMEDGSTRQLAQVRRIGIVSQMVDPADPAQTFKIPIDQRTKVREFRLATENYIDPLERFNFVQFLQNSVIVTVIATLVTLLINSMAAYGLSIYEFRGRNAIMLFVIGTLMIPITVILVPVYLVVTQLGMINSLWAVILPGAATPTGVFLLRQYMLTIPKDLIEAARMDNASEWTIYAKIVLPLAMPAIAVLAIFSIMWRWNEFLWPLIVLNRSEVYTLQVGLNAFQGELDVQWHYILAMTVVTLIPVVVVFAFLQKFITTGIASSGMK is encoded by the coding sequence ATGGCTGAGACGACAACGCCGACCCGTTCACTGGCAACCTTGCTGTCCGCCCGGCGCGGCCGCAACGGTTTGCATTGGAGCGATATTTTCACCTACGTCTATCTGCTGTTCGGTGTCCTGCTTATGTTCGGGCCTGTCGTCTGGCTGGTGATGTCCTCGTTCAAGACGCCCGCCGGGCTGATCGAATTCCCGCCCACATTCCTTCCGCTTGGCCAGATCGAGGTTCCGGTAGAAGGGTATGACGATCCGCTTTTGCTGTTCGATGTCACAATGGAGGACGGGTCCACCCGACAGCTGGCCCAGGTGCGGCGGATCGGCATTGTCAGCCAGATGGTTGACCCGGCTGACCCGGCCCAAACCTTCAAGATTCCAATCGACCAGCGTACCAAAGTGCGGGAGTTTCGGCTGGCGACGGAAAACTACATTGACCCGCTTGAACGCTTCAACTTCGTGCAGTTTCTGCAAAACTCGGTCATCGTGACGGTCATTGCGACACTGGTGACGCTGCTGATCAACTCGATGGCTGCCTACGGGCTGAGCATCTACGAGTTTCGCGGTCGAAATGCGATCATGCTGTTCGTTATCGGCACCCTGATGATCCCGATCACCGTGATCCTGGTGCCCGTCTATCTGGTTGTTACCCAGCTTGGGATGATCAACTCGCTCTGGGCAGTGATCCTGCCGGGGGCTGCCACACCCACCGGCGTGTTTTTGCTGCGCCAGTATATGCTGACCATTCCCAAAGACCTGATCGAGGCTGCGCGGATGGACAACGCCTCGGAATGGACGATCTATGCAAAGATCGTGCTGCCGCTTGCGATGCCCGCCATTGCGGTGCTGGCCATCTTTTCGATCATGTGGCGCTGGAATGAATTCCTCTGGCCGCTGATCGTGCTGAACCGGTCCGAAGTTTATACGTTGCAGGTTGGCCTGAACGCGTTCCAGGGCGAGCTGGACGTGCAGTGGCACTACATCCTTGCGATGACCGTCGTCACATTGATCCCCGTGGTCGTGGTCTTCGCCTTCCTGCAAAAATTCATCACCACCGGCATCGCCAGTTCGGGCATGAAATGA
- a CDS encoding hydroxyacid dehydrogenase, whose translation MTDPLIFMDPFPRNEAMVYTPDCASALAAMGQVVAHWGSRAPDDLVEAHLPDMTILIGQTAMAKVRLDRAPNLRAILNVKANWEDNIDYAECHARGIHVLSAAPAMAPAVAEFCLAQAITLLRGLHLADPLLRTGREAYGIAGNGSAKSLFGAEVAMIGYGNLGRALAPLLRPFGVRLMVHDPWLSDGYLRAEGLEPVSLETALGGADVVFLLAGVTAQNEGFLGRTLLETIREDATVVLASRAEIVEFSDFLNLAGAGAFRAAVDVYPEEPVPADSAIRSTPNVLFSAHLAGGLHASYARIREAMLDDIGQILKGLPPLRMQKADPKLAAQMRSR comes from the coding sequence ATGACCGATCCGCTGATCTTCATGGACCCGTTTCCGCGCAACGAGGCGATGGTCTACACCCCCGATTGTGCCAGTGCGCTGGCGGCGATGGGGCAGGTCGTTGCCCATTGGGGATCGCGCGCGCCCGATGACCTGGTCGAGGCGCATCTGCCCGATATGACCATTCTGATCGGCCAGACCGCAATGGCGAAGGTACGGCTGGACCGCGCCCCGAACCTGCGGGCAATCCTGAATGTGAAGGCCAATTGGGAAGACAATATCGACTATGCCGAATGCCATGCACGCGGCATCCACGTGCTTTCAGCGGCACCTGCAATGGCACCTGCCGTGGCTGAATTCTGCCTGGCGCAGGCGATCACGCTGCTGCGCGGGCTGCACCTGGCCGACCCGCTGCTGCGCACCGGGAGAGAGGCTTACGGGATCGCCGGAAACGGTTCCGCGAAAAGTCTTTTTGGGGCCGAGGTCGCGATGATCGGCTATGGCAATCTGGGCCGCGCGCTGGCACCTCTTCTGCGCCCATTTGGGGTTCGCCTGATGGTGCATGATCCATGGCTGTCAGACGGGTATCTGCGGGCCGAAGGGTTGGAGCCTGTGTCGCTGGAAACCGCGCTGGGCGGGGCGGACGTTGTATTCCTGCTGGCAGGCGTCACAGCGCAGAACGAAGGCTTTCTGGGCCGGACCTTGCTGGAAACGATCCGCGAAGATGCCACCGTTGTCCTGGCCTCGCGAGCTGAGATTGTGGAGTTTTCGGACTTCCTGAACCTTGCCGGGGCAGGGGCCTTCCGCGCGGCGGTGGATGTTTACCCCGAAGAACCGGTGCCTGCCGACAGCGCCATACGCAGCACGCCGAACGTCTTGTTCTCGGCCCATCTTGCCGGCGGGCTTCATGCCTCTTACGCCCGAATCCGCGAAGCGATGCTGGATGACATCGGCCAGATACTGAAGGGGCTTCCACCTTTGCGCATGCAAAAAGCCGACCCCAAACTTGCCGCGCAGATGCGCAGCAGATGA
- the ugpC gene encoding sn-glycerol-3-phosphate ABC transporter ATP-binding protein UgpC, with the protein MTEIKLKQVRKSYGEVEVLHGIDLTVESGEFCVFVGPSGCGKSTLLRIIAGLDDVTSGAIEIDGEAVNNVSASARGLAMVFQSYALYPHMSVYKNMAFGLENSKMPKAEIDRRVRDAAEMLQITDYLDRRPKALSGGQRQRVAIGRAIVREPKAFLLDEPLSNLDAELRVTMRKELAALHASIGDTMIYVTHDQTEAMTLADKIVVLQDGRIEQTGAPLDLYNNPQNAFVAGFIGSPRMNLIEVTANKATVGWTLSAANLSVPVPEIAGLTDGMRCTLGIRPEHLRVSTDDTGHMTCKVAFTEQLGGETYLYCDVEGLPQITVHQPGQLPVVKGQQLALNFDLSEMHLFDADGQVIVNRVAG; encoded by the coding sequence ATGACCGAAATAAAACTCAAGCAGGTCCGCAAGTCCTATGGCGAGGTCGAGGTTCTTCACGGCATCGACCTGACCGTTGAATCGGGTGAGTTCTGCGTCTTTGTCGGCCCCTCCGGCTGCGGCAAATCCACATTGCTGCGGATCATCGCAGGGCTGGACGATGTCACCTCTGGCGCGATCGAAATTGACGGCGAGGCCGTGAACAATGTCAGCGCGTCAGCGCGCGGTCTTGCCATGGTGTTCCAGTCCTACGCGCTTTACCCGCATATGAGCGTCTACAAAAACATGGCGTTCGGGCTTGAGAATTCGAAGATGCCCAAGGCCGAGATTGATCGTCGTGTCCGTGACGCGGCCGAAATGTTGCAGATCACCGACTATCTGGATCGCAGACCCAAGGCGCTGTCGGGCGGACAGCGTCAGCGTGTTGCCATTGGTCGGGCCATCGTGCGTGAACCCAAGGCATTCCTTCTGGACGAACCGCTGTCCAACCTTGACGCTGAACTGCGCGTCACCATGCGCAAGGAACTGGCCGCCCTGCATGCCAGTATCGGCGACACGATGATCTACGTCACCCATGACCAGACCGAGGCGATGACCCTGGCCGACAAGATCGTCGTGCTGCAGGACGGGCGGATCGAACAGACCGGCGCGCCGCTGGATCTTTATAACAACCCGCAAAATGCGTTCGTCGCGGGGTTCATCGGGTCACCGCGGATGAACCTGATCGAGGTGACGGCCAACAAGGCAACCGTTGGCTGGACGCTGAGCGCGGCAAACCTGTCCGTCCCCGTGCCCGAAATTGCCGGGCTGACAGATGGCATGCGCTGCACGCTTGGTATTCGCCCTGAACATCTGCGTGTCAGCACTGACGACACCGGACACATGACCTGCAAGGTCGCGTTCACCGAACAGCTTGGCGGTGAAACCTACCTTTATTGCGATGTTGAAGGCCTCCCCCAGATCACTGTTCATCAACCCGGTCAATTGCCGGTCGTGAAGGGCCAGCAGCTGGCGCTGAATTTCGACCTGTCCGAGATGCATTTGTTCGACGCCGATGGTCAGGTGATCGTGAACAGGGTCGCGGGATGA
- a CDS encoding gfo/Idh/MocA family oxidoreductase — MTERLGLAVVGLGMAAKPHALALKDLEDLIDVRGCYARSAEARAAFCNTYGFPEARDVNALAHDPSVDAVLVITPPNARQDLIALFAGQKKHILTEKPLERTMQAAEGLVDLCAASDVFLGVVFQHRFRAASQILAKMLHDGDLGAIRVVRAEVPWWRDQSYYDEPGRGSYARDGGGVLISQAIHTLDLMLSMTGPVANVQALCATTAFHRMEAEDFAAGAMEFENGAVGAVFASTASFPGDAESLTFDCDKGSALLKSGVLTVHWRDGRVEVFGDEAATGGGADPMAFPYDWHKSLIADFAVSVRAGRPPGCTGAEALHVHRLIAAIEASSREGNKQQVVKG; from the coding sequence ATGACCGAACGGCTCGGTCTGGCCGTCGTCGGGTTGGGCATGGCTGCCAAGCCGCACGCGCTGGCGCTGAAAGACCTGGAAGATCTGATCGACGTGCGCGGCTGTTACGCACGATCTGCCGAGGCGCGCGCCGCGTTCTGCAACACCTACGGCTTTCCCGAAGCGCGCGATGTGAATGCGCTGGCCCATGATCCCTCGGTTGATGCGGTGCTGGTGATCACGCCGCCGAATGCCCGCCAGGATTTGATCGCCCTCTTTGCGGGGCAGAAAAAACACATCCTGACCGAAAAACCGCTGGAACGGACGATGCAGGCCGCCGAAGGCCTGGTCGATCTTTGCGCCGCCTCCGATGTCTTTCTTGGTGTCGTCTTTCAGCATCGGTTCCGGGCAGCCTCGCAAATTCTGGCAAAGATGCTGCACGATGGAGATCTTGGCGCAATCCGCGTGGTGCGCGCCGAGGTGCCGTGGTGGCGCGACCAGAGTTACTATGACGAACCGGGCCGGGGCAGCTATGCGCGTGACGGCGGCGGCGTGCTGATCAGCCAGGCCATTCACACGCTTGATCTGATGCTGTCCATGACCGGCCCCGTGGCCAATGTTCAGGCGCTTTGTGCGACGACCGCTTTTCACCGGATGGAGGCCGAGGATTTCGCCGCCGGTGCCATGGAGTTTGAAAACGGCGCGGTCGGCGCGGTCTTTGCCAGCACGGCCAGTTTTCCCGGCGATGCAGAAAGCCTGACGTTTGACTGTGACAAGGGATCGGCACTGCTCAAATCCGGTGTTCTGACGGTCCATTGGCGCGATGGCCGGGTCGAGGTTTTTGGTGATGAGGCCGCGACCGGCGGCGGGGCCGATCCGATGGCGTTCCCTTATGACTGGCACAAATCGCTGATTGCGGATTTCGCGGTGTCGGTCAGGGCAGGGCGCCCGCCCGGATGCACCGGGGCCGAGGCGCTGCATGTGCACCGCCTGATTGCCGCTATCGAGGCGTCGTCTCGTGAAGGTAATAAGCAGCAGGTTGTCAAAGGATAG
- a CDS encoding gfo/Idh/MocA family oxidoreductase, protein MKPLKLGVIGIDHRHIFGQLDKMQALGCTCKGWWTEGAPEPLEGFLKRFPDIPRVANRQDLLDDPEIDMILIADVPVHRADRAIEAMQAGKDVMTDKPGCTTLDQLAAIRDCVARTGRIWSIDFSERFEVPAVTRAAELIAEGRIGQVVQTVGLGPHRLNRPTRPDWFFDEASYGGILCDIASHQVDQFLFFTGSTDAKVVTASVGNFANQGDPGLQDFGEILLRSDTAQGYIRVDWYTPDALPTWGDGRLTILGTDGYIELRKYVDVAGRDGTDHLFLVNGDTCEHIDASDAPLPYFERLIDDVNNRTENAMHQEHCFKVMELALTAQANAIRLGALR, encoded by the coding sequence ATGAAGCCCCTCAAACTTGGTGTGATCGGCATTGATCACCGGCATATCTTTGGCCAGCTGGACAAAATGCAGGCGCTGGGCTGTACTTGCAAAGGCTGGTGGACCGAAGGGGCGCCTGAACCGCTGGAAGGGTTCCTCAAGCGGTTTCCCGACATCCCCAGGGTCGCCAACCGGCAGGATCTGCTGGACGATCCCGAGATTGACATGATCCTGATCGCCGACGTGCCGGTGCACCGCGCCGACCGCGCGATAGAGGCGATGCAGGCCGGCAAGGATGTGATGACCGACAAGCCCGGCTGCACCACCCTTGATCAGCTTGCCGCGATCCGCGATTGCGTGGCCCGGACGGGCCGGATCTGGTCCATCGACTTTTCGGAACGGTTCGAGGTTCCGGCAGTGACACGGGCGGCAGAGCTGATTGCCGAAGGCCGCATCGGGCAGGTCGTGCAGACCGTGGGTCTGGGCCCGCATCGGTTGAACCGACCGACGCGGCCTGACTGGTTCTTTGATGAGGCGTCTTACGGTGGCATCCTGTGCGACATCGCCTCGCATCAGGTGGACCAGTTCCTGTTTTTCACCGGATCGACCGATGCGAAGGTCGTCACCGCAAGCGTCGGCAATTTCGCCAATCAGGGCGATCCCGGTTTGCAGGATTTCGGAGAGATCTTGCTGCGTTCCGACACCGCGCAGGGGTATATTCGCGTGGATTGGTACACGCCCGACGCCCTGCCAACATGGGGTGACGGGCGGCTGACAATCCTGGGGACCGACGGCTATATCGAGTTGCGCAAATATGTGGATGTGGCCGGGCGCGATGGCACCGACCATCTTTTCCTGGTGAACGGCGACACCTGCGAACACATCGACGCCTCGGATGCGCCCTTGCCTTATTTTGAGCGGTTGATTGACGATGTGAACAACCGCACTGAAAACGCGATGCACCAGGAACATTGCTTCAAGGTGATGGAGCTTGCCCTGACAGCGCAGGCAAACGCCATCCGGCTGGGTGCGCTGCGGTGA